The following nucleotide sequence is from Streptomyces xiamenensis.
GGGCGAAGGGGGCTGTGGAAAACTCCGAAGGGCCCGGCTCCCCCGCCGGGCCCTTCGCTCCCCTCCTGCACCCCCGTGTTTCCCCGACCCCTACGACACCGATCGCGCCCGAACGGTTGCACCGATCCGCGAAGAGTTTTCCCGCACATGTGCCCGAACGGTCACAGGACCCGCCCGAGCCCCTCCAGCGCCACCAGCGGGTCGGGCCCCGCGGGCATCAGGACCACGCTGCCGGCGCCCGCCGCGTGCAGCGCCGCGATCCGCTCCCGGGCCTGCCCGGGGGTGCCGGTGACCGCGAGCTGATCCACCCACTCACCGGGCAGCCGCGCGGCGAACTCCGTACGGTCCGCGCTCTCCTCGCGCAGCCGGGCGAACTCCGCGGCGAACGGCAGCGGGGAGATGTGCGGCGCCCAGTCCGGTTCGCCGATCCACTCCAGCGCCGGCCGCACCGCCGCCCGCGCCACCTGCGGATCGTCGTCCACCGCCGCCACGTTGTACGCCACCACGCGGTGCCCCTCCGCCACCGCCCGCGCGCCGATGTGCCCGCGCGCCGCCGCCAGATACTCGGGGGTCACCGGCTCGGCCAGGATCGTGCCGTCCGCCTCCCGCCCGGACAGCGCCAGCGACTTGGGCCCGCGCACTCCGGCCAGCACCGGCGGCACCACCGGCACCGGCAGATCCAGCGTCACCGCGTCCAGCCGCTCGTCGCGCACCGTCTCCCCCCGCAACAGCGCCCGGACGGTGCGCAGATGCTCGCCCAGCGCGCCCAGCGGCGACGCCGGGTACGCGCCGACCTGCCGCATCCAGCCGGGCATGCCGTGCCCGACGCCCAGGACCGGGCGGCCCGGGTACAGCTGGGCGAGCGTGGCCGCCTCCATCGCCGTCAGCGCCGGGTTGCGCAGCACGGCGGGCAGGATGCCGATCCCCACCCGGATCCGTTCCGTGACCGCCAGCGCGACGGCGGCCTGCGTGAAGCCGCCCCGGAAGAAGCAGTCCTCGACCACCCACACCTCGGCGAAGCCCAGTTCCTCGGCCCGCCGCACGTACTGGATGAACCCTTCCGCCGCCAGATCGCGCGGCACCATCACACCGATATCCGTCATGGCGGTGAGCCTATGCGGCAACTCCCGGCCGGGCCACGGCGAATCAGCAGGGCAGCGGGGGCAGCAGTCCCGGCAGCGGGGCGGGGCCCAGCGAGGTGGTCCTGGGCGGCATCACGGTGCCGCCGGCGGCGCCCGACCAGATCTGTTCCCAGGTGGGCGGCGGCAGGATCAGCCCGGCCTCGTCGTCGGCCGGATGGCGCTCGGTGTAGCCGGGCGTGGGGTCAAGTCCCTGGTCCTCGCAGAGGATCGGGATCAGGACGTGGTCGCTGATGGCGGCCGACAGCTCGGCCCACTCCGAGGGCAGGAACCGCAGCCGGCGCGCCGTGGTGACCGGGGAGACGCGGGAGATGGCCCAGATCCTGGACTTGCCGGTGAGTAAAAACGTGCCTGCGCGCGGCACCGGGCGCGGCGAGCCGGCCGGAAGCTCCGTGACCCGGGCGAAGCCGGAGGCCACATCGGCCGCCCGGTACGGGTCGAGGCCGGGCATCGTGCGGTGGGTGGCCGCCAGCCGCAGCGGGTAGCGGCCGTGGTCCACGACCAGGGCCGGCAGCCGGTCGCCCATCCGGGCGGGCTGGCCGCGGTGCAGCCGGCGGGCCGCCTCAAGACGGTGGTGGCCGTCGGCCAGCAGCACCGGGGGCAGCGCCGGGGGCCGCCGGCTCCACTCGCCGGCCACCGCCCACAGCCGCTGGGTGCCGCCGCGGGTGGCCGGCCCCGTACGGTCCGGCGGGCGGCGGACGGTCTCGTCGATGCAGCGGCGGAACGCGCCCGGGTCGGGGGCGGCCAGCAGCAGCGGTTCGGCCGGGGCGCGGCGCTCGCGCAGCAGCCGGGTGTGCAGCCGCACTTCGGGCTCGCCCACCTGCTGGTGCCGCAGGATGTGGCCGCTTTCGGTGCCGTGCAGGCTCAGAGCGCCCAGGACGCCGCGCTGTTCGACCCGGCCGTGCACGTCCAGGCGTTCCAGGACGACGTAGCCGGGGCGGGCGGGCGGTCCGGCGAACAGGCCGGGGAGGGGAAGCAGCAGGTCTGCCCGTGGGGCCGGGGTCGCGGGGAATCCCATCCCGGGGAGCAGCTCAGGCAGCAGTGTGCTCCTCCTCCTTCTCGGGATGCGCGGGCCGCCCGGACGCTCCGGGATCCGCGCCGCCGACCACCGGGCGCAGCAGGCCCAGAGCCTTGCCGAGCACCGCCTCCACTTCCTGCGGGCAGGACGCGACGGCCGTGATGAAGCCATGCCCGGCGGCCCGGCTGGTGGCCTCCGGGACATGGCTTCCGACGCGAACGGTGATGCCGATGTCGGCGACGCCCGGCAGGGCGTACGCCTCGTCGATCCCGTGCACGGCGTCGAGCCGGCCGGGGGGCAGCCGCAGGGTGCGGATGCCCGCGTACCGCCGGCCGGACGAGGGGTGCGGCGCCGGTACGGGCAGCCGCAGTGCGGTGGCGACGGCGAGCGCCACCGGGTCGGTGCCGGTGGCCAGCGCCAGCAGGTCGCCGAGCCGGCCTGGGCCGGGGTGGGCGTGCGACTCGATCAGCCGCGGTCCCTGTGCGGTACGGACCACCTCGGTCAGGGACAGTCCCGCCCGGTGGCCGGCGGCCCCCAGGGTGGCGGTGACCAGGTCGCCGATCGCCGCCGCGTCCCCCGGGCCGAGGTCGGCCGGCAGATCGTGGCCCTCCTCGGTGAACCCGGGGCCGTCCGACAGATGCTTTCTGGCCACGGCGAGCACGGTGTGCTCACCGTCCCTGGAGTGGGCGAGCACGCTGTACTCGGGGCCCTCCAGGAATTCCTCGATGATCAGCGCCGGTTCGCTCACCAGTTCGGCGGCCAGGAGTGCGGCATCCGCGACATCGCGCAGAAGATGCACCTCCTGGCCGCCCGAACCGGTGCGCGGCTTGGCGACGCACGGGAAGCCGACCCGCTCGGCGGCGGCCACCAGATGCGTCACCCGGTCGCACTGCTCGAACCGGACGGGGGTACCGGTGAGCTGATTGACCTTGCCGCGCAGCGCCACTTTGTCCGTGAGGTACGCGACGGCGGCGTGCGGATTGCCCCGGAACCGCAGGGCCTCGTTCACCCGCGCGGCGACCAGCGCACTGGCCTCCGCGAAGCCGAACACCGACACCCTGGCGGGATGACCGGCCAGATGACCGATCGCCATCAGCAGCCCCTGGTGATCCAGCCAGTCCACGGTCAGCGCGTCGTGCGCCGCCGCGACAGCCTCCCGGATCCCCGGAGCCGCCCGGTCGGGAGCGAGGACAAGAGTGCGGGCACCGACCACCCGGGCCGCCCGTACCTCTTCGAGGCGCGGGCTCAGCAGCACCGCCAGCGGGGCCTGGGCCATCACCGCACCACTTTCCTGTCCACCGATCCGATCCGTCGTATCAGCGGGCCGTGGTCAGTCCCAGAGGCTGCCGGTCGTGATGACCTCGCCCTTGGCGGCCGGGGACCCGGCAGCCATGGCGACCCCACCGGAGGCACCCACGAGCAGGAGAGCTGCGATAACGCTCAGAGCAAACTTCTTCACGGGATCCCTCTTCCGTGTCCACATAGGCGAACATGAATGGCATGTTGGCCCAATCATGCTCACGAGCATTCACGAGGAAGTCGATAGAGTCCCTGTGGCATCATCTCGCCTGTCCAGTTGACGCCAAGGTGCTTACTGACGTCATGCGAGGAAGATGAGCGTGTACGAACCCGGGGAAATAGACGCCGCGACGACACGGGTTTACCGGTTTCGCGTCATTCATCCCACCGACTCGGTGGCACAGATCGCCACCCGGGCCGGCATTTCCACCGCCGAGGCCGCCTCCGCCGAGGCCCGGCTGACCGAACTGGGCCTGCTGCGGCCCTCGCCCGGCGGCGGACTGGTCGCCATCTCCCCCGAAAGCGCCGCCGACGCCCTGCTGGCACCCATCGAACAGGACATCCTCCAGCGCCGCATCGCCATGGCCGCCACCCGCGCCCGGCTGCACGCGCTCTCCGGCGACTACCTCGAAGCCCGCAGCATGCGCTCCGCCAAGAGCAGCATCGAGGTCGTCGAGGGTATCGACAACACCCGCGCCGTCATAGCCGACCTGGACCGCACCTGCGCCAAGTCGGTCGACGCACTGCACCCGGGCGGCGGCCAGAGCCGGGCCGCCATCCAGGCCGCGACCCCAGGCGACCTGGAGATCCTCGAACGCGGCGTGAAGGCCCGCACACTGATGCAGCACACCGCCCGCCGGCACCAGCCGACCGTCGGGTACGTCACCACCCTCATCGAGGCCGGCGCCCAGGTGCGCAGCATCACCGCGCTGCCCTCCCGGATGCTCATCTACGACGGCAGCTGCGCCGTCCTCCCGCTGGACCCGCTGCACACCAAGTCGGGTGTGGCGCTGGTGCGCGACCCCACCGTGCTCGGCTTCCTCCAGCAGCTCTTCGAGCACTACTGGGACCGGGCGGCGGACTTCGTCGAGGGGCCCAAGAAGTCGGGCTCGGCACCCGTTGGCGTGGACCGCGACGTCCTGGTGCTGATGGCCGCCGGGAAGAAGGACGAGGCGATCGCCCACCAACTGGGCATGTCCCCGCGCTCGGTGAGCCGCGTGGTGGCCCGGCTGCTGGAACAACTGGACGCCGACAGCCGGTTCCAGGCCGGCGTCCGGGCAGCCCTGAACGGCTGGCTCTCCTAGATGACGATCCACGAGGTCGAGGACATCGACGCCACCGCACTCCAGGTCTACCTGCTACGGGTACGGCACCCCGCGGACGACGCCGACCGGCTCGCCGCCCGCGCCGGGCTGCGCCCCGGCGAGGTCACCCGCGCCGAGGCCCTGCTGTACGGGCTCGGCCTGCTCCAGCCGTCCCCGGCGGGCGGCTGGGTGGCGGTCAGCCCGGAGAGCGCCGCCGACCAGCTGCTCGCCCCCGTGGAGGCGGACATCCTCGCCCAGCGCATCACGATGGCGGCCGCGAGGGAACAGTTCCAGTCACTGTCGGGCGAGTACGTGGCGGCGCGCGGCATGCGGTCCGCCGAGATCAGCATCGAGGTCGTCGAGGGCATCGGCAACACCCGTGCCGTCATCGACGACCTGGCGCGTACCTGCACCGAATCGGTGGAGACCCTGATGCCGGGCGTCCCCACCGACGAGGCGATCGACGCGGCCGTCCCGCTCGACCTGGAGCTGCTGTCGCGCGGCGTCGGCATCCGCGTCCTGATGCAGCACAGCGCCCGCACCCACCGCGTCGGCCTGCGCTACGCCGAGACGATCGGCGCGGCGGGCGCCCAGGTGCGCAGCGCCGGGACGCTGCCCTCGCGGATGCTGATCTACGACCGGCGGTGCGCGGTCCTCCCGCTGGACCCGCTGCACACCGGGACCGGGGTGGCGCTGGTACGGGACCCCTCCGCACTGAGCTTCCTGTGCCAGGTCTTCGACCACTGCTGGGACGACGGCATCGACATCCCGGTGACCGCGGGCGCCGGGGAGGCGGGGGACGGCGTGCCCAACGGCCTGGAGCGCGAGGTGCTGCGGCTGATGGCGGTCGGCAGGTCGAACGACGACATCGCGGAGCAACTGGGCATCTCCCGGCGCTCCGTGAGCCGTCTTGTCTCCCAGCTGATGGCCCATCTGGGCGCCACCAGCCGGTTCCAGGCCGGGGCCAGGGCGGCGCTGAACGGCTGGCTCGGCTAGGTTTTCGTCCGGGCGATCCTCTTCGGGCCCGCACCGTTCGTCGGGAAGGCGCCGATGGCGGGCGTCCGGGGTGGGGCCGACGGGGGAGGAGCGGCACGCGGGCGTCCGCAGCCGGCCGCCCTCGCGGACACACCACCGCGTCACCGCGTCTCGGCCAGGCGGCGGAACTCGCTGGGGTTGATGCCCCGGATTCTCTTGAACGCCACGCTGAACGCGAACGGATCGCTGTAACCGACGGCACGCGCGACGTGCGCGACGGTCGAGGACCCCTTCTCGACCAGGAGATCCGCCGCCAGCGTCATGCGCCAGCGCGTGAGATAGGCCAGCGGCGGTTCACCGAGCAGATCGGCGAACCGTTTGGCGAGTGTCGAGCGGGACACCCCGGTACGCCGGGCCAGTTCGCCCACCGTCCACGGCGCCGCCGGCTCGCCGTGCACGAGGCGCAGCGCCTGGCCGACCACCGGGTCCTTCTGGGCGTTCCACCAGGCCGGGGGGCGGCCACCGGGCCTGTCCAGCCAGGTGCGCAGCGTACAGACCAGCATCCAGTCGAGGAGGCGGTCGAGCACGACCTGCTGGCCCGGTTCGTCGCGGGCCACCTCCGCGGCGAGGTGGTCGAGCACCGGGTCGCCGGTGCCTCCGCAGTCCACCCGCAGCACGACCGGCAGCGCGTCCATCAGCCGCCGGCTGATCTCGCCGCGGACCGGGTAGGCCCCGACCACCAGAGTCGTCGCACCGCTGTCGTCGCCGCCCCCTTCCCCGGGATCGTGCCAGCCCAGCCGGTGCCGGGTGCCGCCCTGCTCGGGCGTCGCGCAGTCCTCTCCGCAGATGATCGGCTCGGCCGTGCTGCCGGGCTCGTCCACGAAGGTGAAGGTCGTGGGACCACGCACCACGATCGTGTCGTGGGCACCGAGGCGCTCGGGCGGATGGCCCTCCGGCACGATCCAGCCCGCCCCGGTGAGGACGGTGCACAGGGTCAGCGGCGCACCGTCCACGAAGTGCAGTGACCAGGGCGCGGAGAGCGTCGAACTGCCGAACAGGGAGCCGCGGGCCCGCACTCCGCGGAAGAGGTCACTGGTCACGTCCATAGCGACAGGCTAGACGATCGCAAAGGCATTGCGGCCTCTCACCCATGTGATCGTGCGTCCCGTGGGTGTTCTGTAGGAGCCATGACGTGAAACACGCAGCTTGTGCCGGGTGCGACCGGCACGACGGGACGCAGGATCGCCGCCCGACTGCGGCTGCGCGCCGGTACGCGCCGCTGGTCGCGGGCGCACTGGCGCTCCCGGACGACGTGAGGCCCCGTACCCGACTCCCGATCCGTATCCCGCCCCCATGGAGGCACTGACATGACACCTGATGACGGCGACCCACTGACCCTGCTGGTCACCGCACACCCGGACCCCGGCTCCCTGACGCACCACGTGGCGCGGCAACTCGCCTCGGCCCTCCGTCCCCGGGCCGTCGAGGTGGCGGACCTGCACCAGGAGCGGTTCGATCCCCGGTTCACCCCGGCGGACCGCCGCCACTACCAGGAAGGCGGCGCCCACGCTCCCGACGTGGCCCGGGAGCACCGTCGTCTCGACCGCGCCACCGACCTCGTCCTGGTCTTCCCGGTGTACTGGTGGTCCATGCCGGCGCTGCTCAAGGGGTGGATCGACCGCGTGTTCGTCAACGGCTGGGCCTTCGATTACTCGGTCGGGTCGGAGCTGCGTCCGAGGCTCCAGCGGCTCACCACGCATCTGCTGCCCATCGCCGGCGACGACGCCGGCAGCTTCGAGCGTCACGGATACGAACGCGCGTTGCGGACGCAGATCGAGCACGGCATCGTCGACTACGTCGGCAGCCGCCGCGGTGCCACCGCGTTCATCCATGAATCCGAGCAGCCTTCCTCCCGGGCCACGGCGGAGAGCGTCGCACGGGCCGTACGCCTCGTCAGCGAAGCGGTACGGGCCGGCGCTCCTGCCACGTGACCTCTCACGATCCGCGCGAGGAGGGCGGGACCGCCGTCGGCACGAACCGGCGGTCCGGCTCGGGCAGCCAGGCGCCCGGCGGGCGGTGCAGCCAGTTCCCGGTGGCGGCCAGTGCCGCCGCCGTGTCCAGCAGCGCGGCCAGCCCCGGGTGCCGCAGGGCGCGGGGCCACACCACCGAGACCGGCGACAGCGGCACCGGATCGGTCAGCGGGCGCAGCACCATGCCGGGAACCCCGGTGAACTGCTCGCTGGCCAGCACCCACCACCCGCGCGCCCGCACCAGCCGGACGAACTCCTCCTCGCCGTCGATGCGCGGGAACGGCGGCGCCACCGCGATGCCGCGCCCGGCGAACAGCCGCTCCGCGTAGTCCGTCCACTCGGTGGTCTCCGGATTGCCGGCGCCCGCGTACAGCTCACGCCCGGCCAGCCGCTCCAGCGGGATCTCGGCGAGGCGGGCCAGCGGATCGTCGGCGGGCAGCAGTACCGCCGTCCGTTCGTAGCGCACCAGCCGGTGGTCCAGCCCGGCGCGGACCCCGGGGTCAAGGCCCGCGAACCGGCCGAAGGACACATCCAGCTGGCCGCGCGTCATCTCCGCCACCGCCCCGGCCAGGCCGCTGTGGAAACGGGCCACGAACTCCACCCCGGGTGCCGACTCCCGGGCGGCGTCCAGGATCAGCCGGGCCGTGGTCACCGGCGCGGACACATCCACCACCAGCGGACGGGCCCCCGCCCCGGCGCCGCGCACCGCCGCCGCGAGGTCCCGCTGCGCCTCCAGTGCCCGGCGCACCGGTGCCAGCAGCCGTTCGCCCTCGGCCGTCAGCGTCACCTGGCGGGTGCTGCGGACGAACAGCCGCGTCCCCCACTGCTCCTCCAGCCGTCTGATGTCCCGGGACAGCGCCTGCTGCGCGACGAACAGCCGCGCGGCGGCGCGGGTGAAGTGCAACTCCTCGGCCACCGCGACAAAGGCGCGCAGCAGCCGTGGATCGGTGTCACGGTCGGCGGGCATTCCCTCATTGTCGCCGGTCGGGGCCGATTCACTACCGGGTTGTGTGAATGGCCGCCGATCAGGTGTTGGACGCCCCGCACGGCCCGGTCCGAAGGTGATCCCCATGCAGTTCGCCCTCACCGGCCACACCCTCGTCCACGTTCCCCTCTCCCCCGACCGTCACCGCCGCTGCCGCCGACCCCGGCGCCCGCGCGGCCCGTACGCCCGGCTGTTCGACGCACCGGGCGCGCTCGCCTTCACGCTGCCCAATCTGCTGGCCCGGCTGCCGATGGGCATGTTCAGCATCTCCGCCGTGCTGCTGATCACCGGGCTGCACGGCTCGTACGCGCTGGCCGGCGCGGTCGTGGCCGCGACACTCGCCGCCTCCGCCGTCGGCGGCCCGCTGCTGGCCCGGCTCGTGGACCGGTACGGGCAGGCCAGGATCACCGTCCCGGCCGTGCTGCTGACCGGCACCGGACATCTGGGGCTGCTGGGGTGCGTCACCGGCGGCGCCCCGTTGTGGGCCTGGTTCTGCTGCGTCCCGCTCATGGCGGCCACCCCCAACACCGGTGGCATGTCGCGGGCCCGCTGGGCGCACCTGTACCGGGACGATCCCGCCGCCCGGCACACCGCCAACTCCTTCGAACAGGCCATGGACGAACTGTGCTTCCTGCTCGGCCCGCTGATCGCCGCCGGGCTGTGCACCGCGCTGTTCCCGGCGGCCGGCACTCTCACCGCGGTCACGCTGCTGATCACCGGCGGTGTGCTGTTCGCGGCCCAGCGCCGCACCGAGCCGCCGGTCGCCCCCCGTGGCCCGGGGCGGGCCCGCACCGGGCCGGCCCCGCTGCTGCTGCCCGGGATACCGCCGCTGCTGGCCACCTTCCTGTGCACCGGCGCCGTGTTCGGCTCGCTGGAGGTGGTGACGATCGCGTACGCGGACGGTCTGGGGCTGAAGGCGTGGGCGGGCGCGGTGCTGGCGGCGCAGGCGCTGGGTTCGGGGGCGGCCGGGCTCGCGTTCGGGCTGCTGGCCCCCGGGACCACCCCGGTACGGCGCCGGCTGGTGCGCTGGGTGACACTCATGGCCGTGCTGATGGCGCTGCCGCTGCTGGTGGCGGCGGGCACCGGCGCGCTGCCGCCGCTGGTGCCGGTGCTGCTGATCGCCGGGATGGCGACGGCGCCGACCATGGTCACCGGGATGACGCTGCTCCAGGAGCTGACCCCGGCGCCCCGGCTCAACGAGGGCATGTCCCTGGCGGTGACGGCCCTGCTGTCCGGCATCGCCGCGGGCGCGGCGGCCGGCGGCTGGGCGGCCGAACATCTGCCGCCCGGCGCCGCCGGCTACGCCACTCCGCTGACCGCCGCCGCGCTGGCGGCGGCGGTCGCCTGGCTCGCGTTCTACTCCTGGAAGCCGGTGAGGAAGTCCACCGCGACCGGGCCCGCCGTGGCGCCGCCCGAGCCGCCGTCCAGCAGCAGCACGGCGAAGGCCAGGTCCGCGTCGCCGAGGTAGCCGATCAGCCAGGCGTTGGTGGACAGTTCACCGTCGCCGGTGTCGAACTCGGCCGTTCCGGTCTTGGCGTGCGGCGTGCCGGGCACGGAGCCCAGCACGGTGGCGGTGCCGTCGGTGACGGTGTCCCGCATCATCGAGCGCAGCGCCGCGTAGGTGTCGGCGCTCAGCTCGGACGGCGCGGGCGTGGGCTCGGCGACCGCGTCGGGCACCAGCACCGGCTGGTGGAAGGCGCCCTCGGCGACGGTGGCCGCCACCGAGGCCATCACCAGCGGGCTGGCCTGCACGCGGGCCTGCCCGATCAGCGAGGCCGACAGGTCGTTGGCGCCCTCGGCGTCCGGCACGCTGCCGTCGAACGAACCGGCGCCCAGGTCCCATGCGACGCCGATGCCGAACGCCTCGGCGGTCAGCCGCAGCGTGTCCGGCTCGAAGCGGTCCCGGTTGGCTATGTAGGCGGTGTTGCAGGAGGCGGTGAACGCCTCGTGCAGCGTGGTGGCCGGGCCCAGTTCGAACTCGTTCTGGTTCTGGAAGCGGTAGCCCTCCACGGTCTCGTACTTCGGGCAGCCGATCGCCTCGCCGGGCGCGGTGCCGCCCTCCAGCAGCGCCGCGGTGGTGATCACCTTGAAGGTGGACCCCGGCGCGAGCTGCCCGCTGAGCGAGCGGTCCCCGCCGTCCAGCGGGGAGTCGGCCGCCGCCAGCACCTCCCCGGTGGAGGGCCGCACCGCCACGATCGAGCCGGCCTGGTCCGTACCCTCCAGCGCGGCCTCCGCGGCACGCTGCACATCGGCGTCGATGGTGGTCTGCACGGGGGTGCCGGGCTCGCCGCCCTCCTGCTCGTAGAGCACCTCCACCGCGTCCCCCGACTCACGGTCGGCGATGACGACGGCGGCGCTCGGGGTGCCGGCCAGTTGCTCCTCGTACCGGCCCTGCAGCCCGGAGGACCCGGCGCCGGTCGCGGGGTCAAGGCCGCCGACCACGGTGCGCGCCAGATGCGCCAGCGGGCGGCTGTCCTCCGCGAACTGGAGGCCCTCCACCGCGCGCAGCGCGTCCTCGTGCTCGCGGAAGACCTCGTCGCGCAGGCTCACCACGGACACGGCCTGGTCGGGGTCGGACGCCTCCACCCGGTCGGCCAGCGCCTCGGTGTCCAGACCCACCTCCAGTCCGTCCAGCGCCTCGTAGGCCGCATCGGGGTCGCTCAGCCGGGCGGGCCAGACGCTCAGGTCCCACACGACGGAGGGACCGGCCAGCTGGCTGCCGTCCGCGGCGAGGATGGGAGCGCGCTCCGACTGGTCGGTGCTCAGCACCAGGGTCTGGCCCTCGGACAGCTCGGGGTGGACCAGCGGTGACTCCCAGTGCACGTGCCAGGCGTCCTCCTCGGCCCCGTCGGGCGCGGCGTACAGGGAGGACTCGTAGGACCACTCCCCCACCCCGGGCAGGGTGAAGGAGGCGGTGAAGGGCACCGTGTACGCGGCCTCGGGCACTCCCTCGCCGGCCTCGGCGCGCACCGGCTCCCCGCTGATGGTGAGCGCGGTCTCCTCGGCGCCGAGGTTGCGCTGGACCGACTCCAGGAGCGAACCCGCGGCCTCCGCGTCGTCCGTGCGCGCGGCGGCGCCTTCCAGGTCGCCCTCCGCCCAGGCGTCCAGGAACTTCTGGCTCTCCGCCCGCGCGGCGCTCGCCGGGTCCTCGTCGCCGTCGCGCAGCAGCAGGACGGCGCCGATCGCCAGCACGGTGACGGCCACCGCGCCCCCTATGATCCACTTCGTTCGGTTTCCGCCGGTCGTCTCGGGCTCTGGCCGGCCCTGAGGACCCCACCCCGGTGCACTGTCTGCCATGCCGGTGACCCTACCGGGCCCCACGGACAGTCACCCCGGGGTTCGAACAAACGCAGGCCCCGGCCCGCGCGAACGCGGGCCGGGGCCTGACGGTGAAACAGTGGAGATGGCGGGAATCGAACCCGCGTCCAGTGACGTGGAAAGAGGGCTTCTCCGAGCGCAGTCCGCTGCGATTTTCTCGGCCCCGGAGATCACGCGGACAAGTCTCCGACGGGCTCAGTCACTGTTAAATGTCCCGCAAGCCTCCGTGACCGAGGCTAACGGTGAAGTCCCCTAGCTGATACCAGGAACCGGGACGGGAACAGGCCCGGGCTGGCACCTCACCAGTCGCTACTTATGCAGCGAGGGCGAAGGAATCGCGCTTGGTATTGGCGATTATTTTTTTGCGACATATGGTTTACGAGATCATTGCCGCTTCCTCGGCTCGCTTCCCCTGCTTCGACAACCACTGTCGAAACCGATCATCCCCATGTTGAGTTAACAAACAGCCGGGCCCCGTGGGACCCGCTGTGCACCAGTGTACGCCACCCGGTGCCGCGACGCCCGGGCTTTTTCCGTGCCGCTCAGGCGCGCTGCCGGCGGCGGGCCGCCGACATCGCGCGCTCCGCCTCCCGGGTGTCCTGCTTCTCCCGCAGCGTCTGCCGCTTGTCGTACTCCCGCTTGCCGCGCGCGACGGCCAGCTCGACCTTCACCTTGCCGTTCGTGAAGTACAGCGCCAGCGGCACCAGCGTCAGACCCGACTCCTGCACCTTGCCGACCAGCTTGTCGATCTCCGCGCGGTGCAGCAGCAGCTTCCGCTTGCGGCGCGCGGCATGATTGGTCCAGGTGCCCTGCGCGTATTCCGGAATGTGCACATTGTGCAGCCAGACCTCACCCCCGTCGAGCTGCCCGAAGCCGTCCACCAGCGAGGCCCGGCCCTGGCGCAGCGATTTCACCTCGGTGCCCGTGAGCACCAGGCCGCACTCGTACGTGTCCAGGATCTCGTAGTCGTGCCGCGCCTTCTTGTTCTGCGCGATGAGCTTGCGCCCCGACCCGATCGCCGTCTCTTTCTTCTTCTTAGCCATGACGTGATCAGTCTACGGCGCCACGCCGCCGCGCCGCCGCCCGTTTAACGGCCACCCGCCGGGCCGCCCGGGCACCGCGGACCGCGCCCTCAGCCGGGCCCGGCGGCCAGCCCGTCGAGCACCGTGCGCGCCTTCTCCTCGGCGTCCTCACCCGCGTCCACCGGCAGATCCGGCTCGACCGGCCGCTCCTCGTCCACCGTCCGCCCCGAGGGCGTCGCGTAATACCCCACGGTCAGCTCGGCCACCGACCCGTCCGGCTGCTCGCTCGGCATCTGCACCGTGCCCTTGCCGAACGTGCGCGAGCCCACCAGCACCGCACGGTTGCGGTCCTGCAACGCCGCCGCCAGCAGCTCCGCCGAGCTCATCGTGCCGCCGTCCACCAGGACCACCAGCGGCGTCCGGGTGTCCCCGCCCGGCTCCGCGTGCAGCGCCCGCTGGTCACCGTGCACGTCGTACGTCGCCACCAGGCCGCCGTCCAGGAACACCGAGGCCGCCTGCGCCGCCTCCGTCAGCAGCCCGCCGCCGTTGCCGCGCAGGTCCAGCAGCACCGCGTCCCCGGCCGGGACGCCGCCCACCGCCTCGCGCAGCTGACCGGCCGAACCCCGGGTGAAGGAGGAGACATGGATCCGGGTCACCCCGGGCACCTCGCGGGTCACCGACACCGTCTCGGCCGTGAGCCGGGCCCTGGCCACCTCGGCCTCCCAGCGCTCCCCGGCCCGCACCAGGCCCAGCAGCACGGTGGAGCCGGGCCCGGCCGCCGCCGGCTGGTCGCTGCCGCGCAGCCGCCCGACCGCGTCGGTGACCGCGCCGCCGTCCAGTCCGGCCC
It contains:
- a CDS encoding AraC family transcriptional regulator, which codes for MDVTSDLFRGVRARGSLFGSSTLSAPWSLHFVDGAPLTLCTVLTGAGWIVPEGHPPERLGAHDTIVVRGPTTFTFVDEPGSTAEPIICGEDCATPEQGGTRHRLGWHDPGEGGGDDSGATTLVVGAYPVRGEISRRLMDALPVVLRVDCGGTGDPVLDHLAAEVARDEPGQQVVLDRLLDWMLVCTLRTWLDRPGGRPPAWWNAQKDPVVGQALRLVHGEPAAPWTVGELARRTGVSRSTLAKRFADLLGEPPLAYLTRWRMTLAADLLVEKGSSTVAHVARAVGYSDPFAFSVAFKRIRGINPSEFRRLAETR
- a CDS encoding LysR family transcriptional regulator, encoding MPADRDTDPRLLRAFVAVAEELHFTRAAARLFVAQQALSRDIRRLEEQWGTRLFVRSTRQVTLTAEGERLLAPVRRALEAQRDLAAAVRGAGAGARPLVVDVSAPVTTARLILDAARESAPGVEFVARFHSGLAGAVAEMTRGQLDVSFGRFAGLDPGVRAGLDHRLVRYERTAVLLPADDPLARLAEIPLERLAGRELYAGAGNPETTEWTDYAERLFAGRGIAVAPPFPRIDGEEEFVRLVRARGWWVLASEQFTGVPGMVLRPLTDPVPLSPVSVVWPRALRHPGLAALLDTAAALAATGNWLHRPPGAWLPEPDRRFVPTAVPPSSRGS
- a CDS encoding NAD(P)H-dependent oxidoreductase; amino-acid sequence: MTPDDGDPLTLLVTAHPDPGSLTHHVARQLASALRPRAVEVADLHQERFDPRFTPADRRHYQEGGAHAPDVAREHRRLDRATDLVLVFPVYWWSMPALLKGWIDRVFVNGWAFDYSVGSELRPRLQRLTTHLLPIAGDDAGSFERHGYERALRTQIEHGIVDYVGSRRGATAFIHESEQPSSRATAESVARAVRLVSEAVRAGAPAT
- a CDS encoding MFS transporter, whose product is MQFALTGHTLVHVPLSPDRHRRCRRPRRPRGPYARLFDAPGALAFTLPNLLARLPMGMFSISAVLLITGLHGSYALAGAVVAATLAASAVGGPLLARLVDRYGQARITVPAVLLTGTGHLGLLGCVTGGAPLWAWFCCVPLMAATPNTGGMSRARWAHLYRDDPAARHTANSFEQAMDELCFLLGPLIAAGLCTALFPAAGTLTAVTLLITGGVLFAAQRRTEPPVAPRGPGRARTGPAPLLLPGIPPLLATFLCTGAVFGSLEVVTIAYADGLGLKAWAGAVLAAQALGSGAAGLAFGLLAPGTTPVRRRLVRWVTLMAVLMALPLLVAAGTGALPPLVPVLLIAGMATAPTMVTGMTLLQELTPAPRLNEGMSLAVTALLSGIAAGAAAGGWAAEHLPPGAAGYATPLTAAALAAAVAWLAFYSWKPVRKSTATGPAVAPPEPPSSSSTAKARSASPR
- a CDS encoding penicillin-binding transpeptidase domain-containing protein; this encodes MAVTVLAIGAVLLLRDGDEDPASAARAESQKFLDAWAEGDLEGAAARTDDAEAAGSLLESVQRNLGAEETALTISGEPVRAEAGEGVPEAAYTVPFTASFTLPGVGEWSYESSLYAAPDGAEEDAWHVHWESPLVHPELSEGQTLVLSTDQSERAPILAADGSQLAGPSVVWDLSVWPARLSDPDAAYEALDGLEVGLDTEALADRVEASDPDQAVSVVSLRDEVFREHEDALRAVEGLQFAEDSRPLAHLARTVVGGLDPATGAGSSGLQGRYEEQLAGTPSAAVVIADRESGDAVEVLYEQEGGEPGTPVQTTIDADVQRAAEAALEGTDQAGSIVAVRPSTGEVLAAADSPLDGGDRSLSGQLAPGSTFKVITTAALLEGGTAPGEAIGCPKYETVEGYRFQNQNEFELGPATTLHEAFTASCNTAYIANRDRFEPDTLRLTAEAFGIGVAWDLGAGSFDGSVPDAEGANDLSASLIGQARVQASPLVMASVAATVAEGAFHQPVLVPDAVAEPTPAPSELSADTYAALRSMMRDTVTDGTATVLGSVPGTPHAKTGTAEFDTGDGELSTNAWLIGYLGDADLAFAVLLLDGGSGGATAGPVAVDFLTGFQE